The Marinilongibacter aquaticus genome has a window encoding:
- the porV gene encoding type IX secretion system outer membrane channel protein PorV, producing MKKQKAIRRLLLMCFGLSSPLAFGQAITNDYRVVSSAVPFMTISPDSKAAAMGDAGVASRPDVNSIYWNTAKLAFIEEGSGVNFSYAPWLRDLVGDMGLLNLSTYKKINDRSALTAEFTYFNQGKIEFTTNTGASAGDFQSREFTITGGYAMKLSQDFSAGINVKFINSNLIGTQAINQQVSKPARTVAGDLGFYYHKDRPTDDMKKTNWAFGLMLKNIGGKVNYGQDVEYFLPMQLKVGTGFTVNADEKSQFNFLLDFNKLLVPTPQEDNTLPEYGTVQSIFKSFGDAPGGFNEELKEFTTSFGAEYIYDKLLAFRTGYFFEPASKGGRKYLTVGAGLRLKQSLGLDLAYLIPTNQGNPLANTWRITLNYNIPSKGLNQTNINNL from the coding sequence GTGAAGAAACAAAAGGCAATTCGTCGACTTTTACTAATGTGTTTCGGGCTTTCTAGCCCATTGGCCTTCGGCCAAGCCATTACAAATGACTATCGGGTGGTTTCCTCCGCCGTTCCATTCATGACTATCTCTCCCGACTCGAAAGCCGCCGCAATGGGCGACGCGGGCGTGGCCAGTAGACCGGATGTGAACTCGATATATTGGAACACCGCAAAATTGGCCTTTATCGAAGAGGGCTCTGGAGTGAATTTCTCTTATGCCCCTTGGCTACGCGATCTAGTGGGCGACATGGGTTTATTGAACCTATCCACATACAAAAAGATAAACGACAGGAGTGCATTGACCGCCGAGTTCACTTACTTCAACCAAGGTAAAATCGAATTCACTACAAACACCGGAGCTTCTGCTGGAGATTTTCAGTCTAGAGAATTTACTATCACGGGCGGTTACGCCATGAAACTGAGCCAAGATTTTTCGGCCGGTATCAACGTGAAATTCATAAACTCCAATCTAATCGGTACGCAGGCCATCAATCAGCAAGTTTCTAAACCTGCCCGCACCGTGGCTGGCGATCTTGGTTTTTATTACCACAAAGACCGCCCGACCGACGATATGAAGAAAACAAATTGGGCCTTTGGCTTGATGTTGAAAAATATTGGAGGTAAAGTAAACTACGGTCAAGACGTGGAATATTTCCTTCCTATGCAGTTGAAAGTAGGTACAGGCTTTACGGTAAATGCCGACGAGAAAAGCCAGTTCAACTTTTTGCTCGATTTCAACAAGCTTTTGGTACCTACGCCTCAAGAAGACAATACGCTTCCTGAATACGGCACTGTACAATCTATTTTCAAATCTTTTGGCGATGCTCCAGGAGGTTTCAATGAAGAATTGAAAGAATTCACGACCTCTTTTGGTGCTGAATACATTTACGACAAGCTTCTGGCTTTCAGAACAGGGTACTTCTTCGAACCGGCATCCAAAGGTGGAAGAAAGTATTTGACCGTGGGAGCAGGCCTTCGTCTGAAGCAATCTTTGGGTCTTGATTTGGCTTATTTGATCCCAACCAACCAAGGCAACCCTTTGGCTAACACGTGGAGAATCACATTGAATTACAACATCCCTTCGAAAGGTTTGAACCAAACGAACATCAATAATTTGTAA
- a CDS encoding penicillin acylase family protein: protein MKIIRGLWPTLLLIGFIYLLSNQFGTVPAMGKLFSPFTGFWQNMLSQDKDELNITGLKDKVTVKYDDNAVPHIFAQNDDDLYTAQGYVMAKDRLWQMEFYTLVSSGRLTEVVGPVALEFDRYNRRSGMAKTAEDIVARLDEFPEIKSIMEHFAAGVNAYMATLNEKDLPVEYKILGYTPEPWSPYKSYLMLMNMRDNLNGGSDDYRLTNVARKYGLEITDDLFPYYPHIESPIIPVGTSWDFEPLALPEMPDEIMTPVKEKLNAEIPSPPSNIGSNNWAIGGTKSATGLPILSNDPHLGLTLPSIWYQMQLSSPNQNVYGSCLPGIPTVIIGFNKDIAWGVTNVGPDVMDFYKIKFKDASHEEYFFDGEWRKTTKRLETHKIKGGETLVDTIVWTHQGPVIYFDENNDHFKKQVPSGYAMRWITHDSSPDDMNCFLGLNKAKNYSDYRKALTHYVAPAQNFIFASNENDIAITPNGKFPLKWKGQGRFLLDGTRADHDWQAYIPAEQNPHVKNPPRGFVSSANQSPTDPSYPYYIDWESAPPFRGMRINYRLAHTQMATVDTLRDIQNDNYNLAAEWFLPEFLMALDSSDLADSPALSLLKKWDLRNEAHSQAASIFEEWLPTFLDMVWDDELPEGQNMLHPDEVRTFQMMQEDKSSHWFDNVQTENKKESFEDIVYQSFKKSIEKLEKEHGELSDDWDWYKVKHTKIGHLVPAFEAFSRNHIENGGGKRIVNATTGKTGPSWRMVVQLDKNWPKAYGLYPGGQSGNPASAHYDNMIDSWVKGELLPLIFLKDAQEESSSITQTLTLNP from the coding sequence ATGAAAATTATTAGAGGCCTTTGGCCCACACTGCTTCTCATTGGCTTTATCTACCTGCTTAGCAACCAATTTGGCACTGTACCGGCCATGGGCAAATTGTTCAGCCCCTTCACAGGCTTTTGGCAAAACATGTTGAGCCAAGACAAAGACGAGCTGAATATTACCGGGCTAAAAGACAAAGTAACCGTAAAATACGACGACAACGCCGTGCCGCACATTTTCGCCCAAAACGATGATGACCTTTACACCGCACAAGGCTATGTTATGGCCAAAGATCGACTTTGGCAAATGGAATTTTACACTTTGGTTTCATCTGGTCGCCTGACCGAAGTCGTGGGCCCCGTCGCCCTGGAGTTCGATCGCTACAATCGCCGAAGCGGGATGGCCAAAACAGCGGAAGACATTGTGGCCCGCCTTGATGAGTTTCCCGAAATCAAATCGATAATGGAACATTTCGCAGCAGGTGTGAACGCTTATATGGCCACATTGAATGAAAAGGATTTGCCCGTAGAGTACAAAATATTGGGCTATACGCCAGAACCTTGGTCTCCGTATAAATCTTACCTCATGCTTATGAACATGCGGGACAACCTGAACGGAGGAAGCGACGACTACCGACTGACTAACGTAGCCCGGAAATATGGGCTCGAAATCACCGACGACCTTTTCCCTTATTATCCTCATATCGAATCGCCAATTATACCTGTCGGCACATCTTGGGACTTCGAACCATTGGCATTACCTGAAATGCCTGATGAAATTATGACCCCCGTGAAGGAAAAACTCAATGCCGAAATCCCGTCTCCACCCTCGAATATTGGAAGCAACAACTGGGCAATTGGCGGAACGAAATCTGCGACGGGACTGCCTATCCTTAGTAACGATCCTCATTTGGGACTAACCCTTCCTTCAATCTGGTATCAAATGCAACTTTCTTCGCCAAATCAGAATGTGTACGGTAGCTGCTTGCCGGGCATACCCACTGTAATCATTGGCTTCAACAAAGACATTGCCTGGGGCGTAACCAATGTAGGCCCCGACGTGATGGATTTCTACAAAATTAAGTTCAAAGATGCCTCGCACGAGGAGTATTTTTTTGACGGAGAATGGCGGAAAACAACCAAACGTCTGGAAACGCACAAAATAAAAGGAGGCGAAACATTGGTCGACACCATAGTTTGGACCCACCAAGGCCCTGTAATTTATTTCGACGAAAACAACGATCATTTCAAAAAGCAAGTACCTTCGGGATACGCCATGCGTTGGATTACGCACGACAGTTCGCCAGACGACATGAACTGCTTTTTGGGGCTGAACAAAGCCAAAAATTATTCCGATTACCGCAAAGCCCTAACACACTATGTGGCCCCGGCTCAAAACTTTATTTTTGCCAGTAACGAAAACGACATCGCCATTACGCCCAATGGCAAATTTCCGCTCAAATGGAAAGGGCAAGGCCGTTTTCTTCTCGATGGCACCCGAGCCGACCACGATTGGCAAGCTTATATCCCGGCCGAACAAAACCCTCATGTGAAAAATCCACCAAGAGGTTTTGTCAGTTCGGCCAACCAGTCGCCAACAGACCCCAGCTACCCTTATTACATCGACTGGGAATCCGCTCCCCCTTTCCGCGGAATGCGTATCAATTACCGCTTGGCTCATACACAAATGGCTACCGTAGATACGCTTCGCGATATTCAAAACGACAATTACAACTTGGCTGCGGAGTGGTTCCTTCCCGAATTCCTTATGGCACTCGACTCTTCGGACTTAGCGGATAGCCCTGCATTAAGTTTGTTGAAAAAATGGGATCTACGCAATGAAGCCCACAGCCAAGCGGCCAGCATTTTTGAAGAATGGCTACCGACATTTTTGGATATGGTTTGGGACGACGAATTACCTGAAGGGCAAAACATGTTGCACCCCGATGAAGTGCGTACTTTTCAAATGATGCAGGAAGACAAATCATCGCATTGGTTCGACAATGTGCAAACCGAAAACAAAAAGGAATCTTTCGAAGACATTGTCTATCAAAGCTTCAAAAAAAGTATTGAAAAGCTCGAAAAAGAACACGGTGAGCTTTCTGATGATTGGGATTGGTACAAGGTAAAACATACCAAGATCGGACACCTTGTGCCTGCATTTGAAGCTTTCAGCCGCAATCACATTGAAAATGGAGGAGGCAAAAGAATTGTCAATGCCACAACAGGAAAAACCGGGCCTTCGTGGCGAATGGTTGTGCAACTCGATAAAAATTGGCCCAAAGCCTACGGTCTTTACCCCGGAGGGCAATCGGGTAATCCGGCGAGTGCTCATTACGACAACATGATCGATTCGTGGGTAAAAGGAGAATTATTGCCGCTCATATTCTTGAAAGACGCTCAAGAAGAAAGCAGCTCAATTACACAAACACTGACATTAAACCCCTAA
- a CDS encoding D-sedoheptulose-7-phosphate isomerase yields the protein MMIKKSIEESIKVKEELLANAEVLEIIAQAAKLIENALREDKKILFCGNGGSAADAQHLAAELSGRFYYDRDPLFAEALHVNTSYLTAVANDYSYDEIYARLIKGKGRKGDVLIGISTSGNSGNILKAMDKAREMGIHTIGMTGLGGGKMKDLSDLLISVPSNDTPRIQECHILIGHIICQMVESAIFPQV from the coding sequence ATGATGATTAAAAAGTCGATTGAAGAATCCATAAAAGTAAAGGAAGAGCTTTTGGCGAATGCCGAAGTGTTGGAGATTATAGCACAGGCCGCAAAACTGATTGAAAATGCTCTAAGAGAAGACAAGAAGATACTTTTCTGTGGAAATGGAGGCTCGGCCGCAGATGCCCAACATTTGGCCGCGGAGTTAAGCGGCAGGTTTTATTACGACCGCGACCCGCTTTTTGCCGAAGCCTTGCATGTGAATACCTCATACCTTACGGCCGTGGCAAACGATTACAGCTACGATGAGATTTACGCTCGTTTAATCAAAGGCAAAGGACGGAAAGGTGATGTTTTGATCGGCATTTCCACTTCGGGAAATTCGGGAAATATTCTGAAAGCAATGGATAAAGCCCGTGAGATGGGCATTCACACCATAGGCATGACTGGCCTTGGTGGTGGAAAGATGAAAGACTTGAGCGACTTGCTAATCAGTGTGCCCTCCAATGACACACCCCGAATTCAAGAATGCCATATTCTGATTGGACACATTATTTGCCAAATGGTGGAGTCTGCGATCTTTCCACAAGTATGA
- a CDS encoding OmpH family outer membrane protein: protein MKQLLSILLAATVFMACNQGKTGGTGTGGQTSGRIVYVNTDTLLNNYEMYKDMVKEFQNKQFALENELKKKSESFQNEVALFQRRVQAGGMSQQQAQTTQQQLAQKEQDILMYRDNAANNLAQDQAETTDEILTKIHDFLAKYNEDDRYDMVIGYSKGGGVLYAKENLEITQDVLKGLNEEYTKKDEKKEAKADSTAKK from the coding sequence ATGAAGCAGTTATTGAGCATTCTTTTGGCCGCCACGGTATTTATGGCGTGTAATCAAGGAAAGACAGGAGGTACAGGAACGGGAGGTCAAACTTCTGGTCGTATTGTGTATGTAAACACCGATACACTTTTGAACAACTACGAAATGTACAAAGACATGGTGAAAGAATTTCAGAACAAACAATTTGCTCTGGAAAACGAATTGAAAAAGAAATCAGAGTCTTTCCAAAATGAAGTGGCTTTGTTCCAAAGAAGAGTACAGGCCGGCGGAATGAGCCAACAACAAGCTCAAACTACGCAGCAGCAATTGGCTCAAAAAGAGCAGGACATCTTGATGTACCGCGACAATGCGGCCAACAATTTGGCTCAAGATCAAGCAGAAACTACCGACGAAATCCTTACGAAAATTCACGATTTCTTGGCGAAATACAATGAAGACGACCGTTACGATATGGTTATCGGCTACTCGAAAGGTGGTGGTGTGCTTTATGCCAAAGAAAACCTTGAAATCACGCAAGATGTATTGAAAGGCTTGAACGAGGAATACACGAAAAAAGACGAGAAAAAAGAAGCCAAAGCAGACAGCACGGCAAAAAAATAA
- a CDS encoding rhodanese-like domain-containing protein — protein MISFKSFAQVESTAFNLLLKTMLKESVPTISVQALAEKGTDQFLLLDAREKPEYAVSHLKDARWVGFETFDAKSLKDVPKDKPIVVYCSIGVRSEKVGEKLKAAGFEQVENLYGSIFEWVNEGHPVYDSQGKQTEKVHAYNRKWGIWLNKGEKVYD, from the coding sequence ATGATTTCTTTTAAGTCTTTTGCTCAAGTAGAAAGTACGGCCTTCAACCTTTTGTTGAAAACCATGCTAAAGGAATCTGTCCCGACAATTTCGGTGCAGGCCCTTGCCGAAAAAGGCACGGATCAATTCTTGTTGTTGGATGCTCGCGAAAAGCCCGAATATGCCGTGAGCCATTTGAAAGACGCCCGATGGGTGGGTTTCGAGACCTTCGACGCCAAGAGCCTGAAAGATGTGCCCAAAGACAAGCCCATTGTGGTTTACTGCTCCATTGGGGTGCGAAGTGAGAAAGTGGGGGAAAAGCTCAAAGCGGCGGGTTTTGAACAAGTTGAGAATTTGTATGGAAGTATATTCGAATGGGTGAATGAAGGCCATCCGGTTTACGATTCGCAGGGAAAGCAAACAGAAAAGGTGCATGCCTATAACCGCAAATGGGGTATTTGGCTGAACAAAGGCGAGAAAGTGTACGATTGA
- a CDS encoding HAD-IIIA family hydrolase, with protein sequence MITEALILAGGKGTRLRSVVQDVPKPMAPISGKPFLHYQMKYLKGLGISRFVLSVGYKQELIREEIGLEFEGVPVVYAIEEEPLGTGGGLRHALQYCQTDTPLVCNGDTFFEINLSKLFYVHRTSEALLTFSVREIDNNGRFGGLQIEEDASVSGFVAKDVLGKTFINAGTYVLHKGKFLASTEASRFSLEDDFLAKRVSQGNFVACAFRDSKFIDIGIPEDYEKAQTLIPEWASQEKRNFNTLFLDRDGVLNKKIDGSYVRKPEELEVLPGVPEKLAEWRKANKKLFVVTNQRGVGRGLMSLDDLQAVHQSLLEKLALFAVAFEDIKFCTDVEANSPRRKPNPGMLLEIFDEFPAVKKETTLFIGDSLSDLQAGNAAGVETCFISHGKSLSFEQILCSNCIFESLSEVDLTAA encoded by the coding sequence ATGATAACTGAAGCTCTAATACTTGCGGGCGGAAAAGGAACACGCTTGCGGTCGGTGGTGCAGGATGTGCCCAAGCCCATGGCACCCATTTCGGGGAAACCATTTCTACACTATCAAATGAAATACCTGAAAGGCCTCGGAATTTCGCGTTTCGTGCTTTCTGTGGGTTACAAACAAGAGTTGATTCGCGAAGAGATTGGGCTTGAGTTTGAAGGTGTGCCTGTGGTGTATGCCATAGAAGAAGAGCCTTTGGGTACAGGTGGAGGTTTGCGGCATGCCTTGCAATATTGCCAAACCGATACTCCATTGGTGTGCAACGGCGATACTTTTTTCGAGATCAATCTCTCCAAACTTTTTTATGTGCACCGCACGAGTGAGGCTTTGCTGACTTTTTCGGTGAGGGAGATTGACAATAATGGACGTTTCGGTGGGCTTCAGATCGAAGAAGATGCTTCCGTTTCGGGCTTTGTTGCTAAAGATGTATTGGGAAAAACTTTCATCAATGCAGGTACTTATGTATTGCATAAAGGCAAGTTTTTGGCCAGCACAGAAGCTTCTCGCTTTTCACTTGAAGATGATTTCTTGGCCAAAAGGGTTTCGCAGGGCAATTTTGTGGCTTGTGCGTTTCGTGATTCGAAATTTATCGATATCGGAATTCCAGAAGATTACGAAAAAGCCCAAACGCTGATACCCGAATGGGCTTCGCAAGAGAAAAGGAATTTCAACACGCTCTTTTTGGATCGCGATGGTGTACTGAACAAAAAGATTGATGGCTCGTATGTAAGAAAGCCTGAAGAATTGGAGGTTTTGCCTGGGGTTCCAGAGAAGTTGGCCGAATGGCGAAAAGCGAACAAAAAACTCTTTGTCGTGACCAATCAGAGGGGAGTGGGCCGTGGCCTTATGAGTTTGGACGATTTGCAGGCCGTACACCAAAGTTTGTTGGAAAAATTAGCTCTTTTCGCTGTGGCCTTCGAGGACATTAAATTTTGTACCGACGTGGAGGCCAACTCGCCAAGAAGGAAGCCCAACCCGGGCATGTTGCTTGAGATTTTCGATGAATTCCCTGCTGTAAAGAAAGAAACTACACTTTTTATCGGTGACTCGCTCAGTGATTTGCAAGCCGGAAATGCTGCAGGCGTGGAGACCTGTTTCATTTCGCACGGAAAATCACTTTCCTTCGAACAGATATTGTGTAGCAATTGTATTTTCGAAAGCCTTTCGGAGGTAGACTTGACTGCTGCATAA
- a CDS encoding NUDIX hydrolase, translated as MDMGKSEERWLRHVAYDSVIFGFSGEKLKILILEYHNTGLFALPGGLVKTNEDLDEAVKRGLRERTGLENIYLEQFYTFGNARRDPNGDMQTILTQNVSSSFAEEHWRLDRYISIAYYALINYKEVNPAPDELSDSIGWYSVDALPDLMQDHNAIVEKALATLRLNLERKLVGVNLLPERFTMKQLQTVYEAILGEKLRRSTFQRKILSLGILERHEKQFSGAAHKAPFLYSFTRKRN; from the coding sequence ATGGATATGGGGAAAAGTGAAGAGCGGTGGCTCAGGCATGTGGCTTACGATTCGGTGATTTTTGGCTTTTCTGGAGAAAAGTTGAAAATACTGATTCTTGAGTACCACAATACGGGCCTTTTTGCTTTGCCCGGCGGGTTGGTGAAGACAAACGAAGATTTGGATGAAGCGGTGAAACGTGGATTGCGAGAGCGTACAGGTTTGGAGAACATCTACCTCGAGCAGTTTTATACATTTGGCAATGCCCGACGCGACCCCAATGGCGATATGCAGACCATTCTCACGCAAAATGTGTCCAGCTCTTTTGCCGAAGAGCATTGGCGGTTGGACCGATACATTTCCATCGCGTATTATGCCTTGATCAATTATAAAGAAGTGAATCCCGCACCGGACGAGCTTTCCGATTCGATCGGTTGGTACAGTGTAGATGCTTTGCCCGATTTGATGCAAGACCACAATGCCATTGTCGAAAAGGCTTTGGCCACTTTGCGTTTGAATTTGGAAAGAAAACTTGTGGGCGTAAACCTTTTGCCCGAGCGATTCACCATGAAGCAATTGCAAACGGTGTACGAGGCCATTCTTGGCGAGAAACTCCGTCGGTCTACTTTTCAACGGAAAATCCTCAGTTTAGGTATTTTGGAGCGTCACGAGAAGCAGTTTTCGGGAGCGGCCCACAAGGCTCCGTTTTTATACAGTTTTACCCGCAAGCGGAATTGA
- a CDS encoding GHMP family kinase ATP-binding protein → MIVRSRAPLRLGFAGGGTDVSPYSDQFGGRILNATISLYAYATIIPKIDGKIHFVSQDLEKEVVYDSQETLPLDGTLDLLKGVYNRMVDEFNLGALSFELQTFVDAPAGSGLGTSSTLVVAIIGAFARWQNIPLGEYDVARLAYEIERKDLAMSGGKQDQYAATFGGINFMEFYADDKVIVNPLRIQKEHILELESNLVLFYTGSSRLSSKIIDVQIANTNKKVVKSLEAMHRLKQQATDMKNALLTGKLDTIGECLGEGWAFKKQMAEGISNPFIDEIYDRAMNAGCTGGKVSGAGGGGFMFFYCPNNTKRDVIKALGGLDGQVKQFNFVKEGLVTWNI, encoded by the coding sequence ATGATAGTAAGAAGCCGAGCCCCGCTTCGATTGGGCTTTGCCGGTGGAGGCACAGATGTCAGTCCCTATTCTGATCAATTCGGTGGTCGAATTTTAAACGCCACCATCAGTTTGTACGCCTACGCCACCATTATTCCTAAGATTGACGGAAAAATCCATTTCGTTTCTCAAGATTTGGAGAAAGAAGTGGTATACGATTCGCAAGAAACTCTGCCACTGGATGGCACCTTGGATTTGCTCAAAGGTGTGTACAATAGAATGGTCGATGAGTTCAATCTTGGAGCCTTGTCTTTCGAGCTACAAACTTTTGTCGACGCTCCGGCAGGTTCGGGTTTGGGCACTTCTTCTACTTTGGTCGTGGCCATTATCGGGGCTTTTGCCCGTTGGCAGAATATTCCGTTGGGCGAATACGATGTGGCTCGCTTGGCCTATGAAATCGAGCGAAAGGATTTGGCCATGTCTGGTGGGAAGCAGGATCAGTATGCAGCCACTTTTGGCGGGATAAACTTTATGGAGTTTTATGCCGACGACAAGGTGATCGTCAATCCGCTACGGATTCAAAAGGAGCACATTCTAGAATTGGAAAGCAATTTGGTGTTGTTCTATACGGGCTCGAGCAGGTTGAGTTCTAAAATTATAGATGTGCAAATTGCCAACACCAACAAGAAAGTGGTGAAAAGTTTGGAAGCCATGCACCGTTTGAAGCAACAGGCCACCGACATGAAAAATGCTTTGCTCACGGGCAAGCTCGATACCATTGGCGAATGCTTGGGAGAAGGCTGGGCGTTTAAGAAACAAATGGCCGAAGGAATAAGCAATCCATTTATCGATGAAATATATGATAGAGCCATGAATGCGGGTTGTACAGGCGGTAAAGTTTCGGGTGCTGGCGGTGGTGGATTTATGTTTTTTTATTGTCCAAACAATACCAAACGCGACGTAATAAAAGCATTGGGCGGTCTGGATGGCCAAGTGAAACAATTCAATTTTGTGAAGGAAGGGTTGGTAACCTGGAATATTTAA